In Salvelinus namaycush isolate Seneca chromosome 36, SaNama_1.0, whole genome shotgun sequence, one DNA window encodes the following:
- the LOC120030422 gene encoding perforin-1-like has protein sequence MSGTQTSLVALLWLWGAWLSPVLSSCTTGRPAECKAALSAPGTNLAGEGFDVVTMERKQAYVIDVDTWRKTNNGTCTLCVNPFMDGQTQRLPAAVVDWRPSHKCNMKLASMVYDSSEEFVSNSQTEVDVSWKIGLDVMTPQAKGSVMVGGTHSRAAKTVMSQSKKDKYSFIKQDIHCSYYSYRLLDDPPLHPEFSRSLGLLPPLYTDQTKVDYRRFLDNFGTHFIKKVLLGGRVKSVTSLRVCQAALSGYNENEVKDCLEAEASVATSTGSAELNTETKFCKKDLQKRDTKDRFSSTFKERFTEVVGGQTDGTPDLLFSETGKNSKAFADWSSSLKTIPDIINYSLHPLHLLEKQARKRAGLKKAVEDYILEHALVKRCSGKCKGGSSSSAHDSCQCVCQASKEMTSQCCPQEKGLAHITVTVKNARGLWGDTTSETDGFVKVFVDDKAMQTKVIHNNNNPAWKSFFDFGFIKLSLASELKFEVYDEDKNWYKSWNDLLGKCSFQPIVAGHHNSMCPMNHGNLYYAYNVDCAPGLGGSTCGEYVPSGMNSDLSDLYTSRNSLNMTQDLLAHIRTGRPLGDPLAFMVKQKANGHEKTT, from the exons ATGTCAG gcaCACAGACTTCTCTGGTTGCCCTGCTGTGGCTGTGGGGAGCGTGGCtgtcccctgtcctgtcctcGTGCACCACGGGCCGGCCAGCAGAGTGCAAGGCTGCGCTGTCAGCTCCCGGTACCAACCTGGCGGGTGAGGGTTTCGACGTCGTCACCATGGAACGTAAGCAGGCCTATGTCATCGACGTGGACACCTGGAGGAAGACCAATAACGGGACCTGTACCCTCTGTGTTAACCCTTTCATGGATGGCCAGACTCAGAGGCTGCCTGCAGCTGTGGTGGACTGGCGTCCCTCGCATAAGTGCAACATGAAGTTAGCCAGCATGGTCTACGACTCTAGCGAGGAGTTTGTGAGCAACAGCCAGACAGAG GTAGATGTCAGTTGGAAGATTGGTCTGGACGTTATGACCCCCCAGGCTAAGGGGTCGGTCATGGTGGGGGGCACCCACTCCAGAGCTGCCAAAACGGTGATGAGCCAGTCGAAGAAGGACAAGTACAGCTTCATCAAACAGGATATACACTGCTCTTATTACAG TTACCGCCTGCTAGATGACCCTCCCCTGCACCCTGAGTTCTCTCGCTCCCTGGGCCTCCTGCCCCCCCTCTACACTGACCAGACCAAGGTTGACTACAGACGTTTTCTTGACAACTTTGGCACCCACTTCATCAAGAAGGTTCTCCTGGGGGGGCGGGTGAAGAGCGTGACCTCCCTGCGAGTGTGCCAGGCAGCCCTGAGTGGCTACAATGAGAACGAG GTCAAGGACTGTCTTGAGGCTGAGGCCTCCGTCGCCACCAGTACAGGATCAGCTGAACTCAACACAGAGACCAAGTTCTGCAAGAAGGACCTTCAGAAACGTGACACCAAGGACCGCTTCAGCAGCACCTTCAAAGAGAG GTTTACCGAGGTGGTGGGGGGACAGACGGACGGGACGCCCGACCTGCTCTTCTCCGAAACGGGTAAAAACTCCAAGGCCTTCGCTGATTGGTCGAGCAGCCTGAAGACCATCCCTGACATCATCAActactccctccaccccctccacctATTGGAGAAGCAGGCCAGGAAGCGGGCTGGGCTGAAGAAGGCTGTGGAGGACTACATCCTGGAACACGCTCTGGTCAAGCGCTGCTCTGGGAAGTGCAAGGGAGGCTCCAGCTCCAGTGCCCACGACTCctgccagtgtgtgtgccagGCCAGCAAGGAGATGACCAGCCAGTGCTGCCCGCAGGAGAAGGGCCTGGCCCACATTACCGTCACTGTGAAGAATGCCAGGGGCCTCTGGGGGGACACCACGTCCGAGACCGACGGCTTCGTCAAG GTGTTCGTGGATGACAAAGCTATGCAGACTAAGGTgatccacaacaacaacaaccctgcCTGGAAGTCATTTTTCGACTTCGGATTCATCAAGCTCTCCCTGGCCAGCGAGCTGAAGTTTGAAGTGTACGATGAAGACAAAAACTGGTACAAGTCTTGGAACGACCTCCTAGGGAAGTGCAGTTTCCAGCCAATCGTAGCGGGTCATCACAACAGCATGTGTCCCATGAATCATGGCAACCTGTACTACGCCTACAATGTTGACTGTGCCCCAGGACTTGGGGGCTCCACCTGTGGGGAGTATGTCCCCTCTGGGATGAACTCTGACCTCTCTGACCTCTACACCTCCCGCAACTCCCTCAACATGACCCAGGATCTGCTGGCTCACATCCGGACGGGCCGGCCCCTAGGAGACCCCCTGGCTTTTATGGTTAAGCAGAAGGCTAATGGTCACGAAAAAACCACATGA